DNA sequence from the Parambassis ranga chromosome 1, fParRan2.1, whole genome shotgun sequence genome:
TTCCTGGTGCGTCAAGATGATAAACACATTTGGCACATCATAAATGAatttaaaatgacaatttcCCTAAAAATGTTCTTGGTCCATATGGATTTTGACATTTCAAAAGCTTATTCAAAGCTCATTTAATACAGACTGTGTATTAATACATCAATggatttactgtgtttttaaccTACTGTTCAAAGATGCGATCAAGAAAGACATCAAAACATTTTAACCTGCAATCTGAAACCACCTTCCTCCTTTCTACAGGGCAGTAACATCACATAAATTTGTATTTTCACCATCCTCCGGAGGAGAGTTCACAAGGGCCACCATCTCTGAgccatttttctcttcttccgCATTTTGATCTCCATCACTTGCACTACTCGTGTCCTCTTCATCATTGTTCTCACTTTGGttcctttcctcttccttttgTCTGTTCATTGCCCTCTCCTTTAGATCATCCCCCTCCATACTAGAGTAGTCGTCTGATGTttcactgtcttcctccttGTGTTCTTGCTTTgtctcaacacacacagcacgtgGGCACAGACCTCCCTTTCCCTTGTCATGGCTCTGCtgtccttcttcttctaccTGGCTTTCTTCCACATcatctttccttcctctcttcccCCCTGGCCAGAGGCGAACACCCATTCTGTCCTCCAAGTTATTGATTCCAGTCCTCAGCCCTTCCCTCACACCCAGCAGGAGCCGACCAACAGAGCTTGTCTCACCTAAATAATGCTTCCTCATGCTATAGCAGCAGCCCACAAACACCATCAATAGCACAATGGCAAAAAGAATCAGAACTAACCAGGTGCTTGATGTTTCAGATTTTGGTGTTGgttttgttggtgttgttggtgTTAAGGCGAGGGCTGGTTGAGCCGTTGATGATGCTGATGTAGCAGTGTTGTTATTCTCTTCATAGTATATTTCCGTAACTGTTGTGTTGGTAGTTAAATCTTGTGTAGCTTCTTGAGCTTTGGTTGATGTAGGCAGGGTTGTGAAAGCAGTAGGGTAAGCGAAGGGACTCGGACCTGTCACATTGCTAGATGATGCAGGATTCAGCAGAATCCACATAAGCATAGGCAGAACTTTGATGGCTTTGGTCGTCATGGTGACTGTCCTTACAAAGACAGAACAAGCAGTTAGAATCATGGCAGAATGCTAGAAGTAAGCAGTTTTGTCTATACCTGTAGCAGTCCTGTAGTATAATGAACTGCACAAGTCTGTGTATTTAAATGCTTTGAATAAGTACATCTACAAATACATCAATTCTGTGATAGCTTCCATGTCCCTCACATTCCACTGAATAGCTAGAGTGCATATGATAGATGATGCGGTCAGCAAATTGATGTTTTGTTCCATTACTACCACAGACACAATCACACCAATGACAGACTCTTAACAGTGTTTCATGATGCTGACTGGCTGACTTGTGATTTACTGAAATTACCTGCTTCTGACATTAAAGCTAATAGCCTGGTCTTGTGCTATAAGATTTTGTTGCCAATGCGAGTATTTGTCTTCTTCAGAGGCTCACTTCCACAAATCCACCAAAGAATTGAGCCCTGCATCTAGTCAAAGTCTGGACCCTCCCACCAGCTCTCTGAACTGTTGCCATCAGTTTGAAGGTACAGAAGCATCAGCAGTCAATTCCAGGCCACTAAACAGCTCCCTGCCATCCACAAACCATCAACCCTGGATTAGGACAGTAATACACTCTGTCAGGCACTTCCCACTATGCACtttaattcattcataatattattatatgcTATCGTTTCATTCAATTGGAAAAGTAATGCTTTTTAGGAAATGAATTGTTTCAAAAAGCAAGACTGGAAAATGGCATTCCAGTTTGGGCGTTTGGGTGTGTTCGACTCACTGTCCTAAAATGTTGAGAGGGGATTTGAAACACTTATGAAATCCTCAAATATGCTGCCACAAAtgttgcacagatgagtggttTAAAAGGATTTAAAAACTGGTAAACAACTATGCAGTTTTGTTTAATTGATTATTATACATATAATACAATACATTAAAAACCATCTTAAGGTAACAGTATGAGAGTATTATTCTGTCTCTGACAATAACCCCTGTGAAGGCAAAAGAATCTCTCActagcacaga
Encoded proteins:
- the LOC114437053 gene encoding uncharacterized protein LOC114437053, whose amino-acid sequence is MTTKAIKVLPMLMWILLNPASSSNVTGPSPFAYPTAFTTLPTSTKAQEATQDLTTNTTVTEIYYEENNNTATSASSTAQPALALTPTTPTKPTPKSETSSTWLVLILFAIVLLMVFVGCCYSMRKHYLGETSSVGRLLLGVREGLRTGINNLEDRMGVRLWPGGKRGRKDDVEESQVEEEGQQSHDKGKGGLCPRAVCVETKQEHKEEDSETSDDYSSMEGDDLKERAMNRQKEEERNQSENNDEEDTSSASDGDQNAEEEKNGSEMVALVNSPPEDGENTNLCDVTAL